The following proteins come from a genomic window of Acidobacteriota bacterium:
- a CDS encoding GAF domain-containing protein → MKCIEDDFAFQVFVADSFQDDRSVALSQVFSSIPELAEAGGRFSQRNYPHQALVYREKAPLISEMPATTWRTVCSLPIGRGRSCLGVFSYYSKRKPSECAQLLTSLQAAVLGLSSVLRQFFVSFGESLLAPIRRALLKSHPHARKMQDVVELIRNLIPSDGCTMFLLDSDLQVLVLEATTGLYGTGRVERPRYRVGEGLTGWVAYYKRSLRIYNIDDPEELALIADDLAWANKYSEINQAELADFSDWRSFLAVPIRHSHTVKNFFGVIRLSRRKGGESYLPYEQHALERVAHELSSYFVERASADYRSDLHYLRDLEQRLVSPAFEPEAVLRGILGRMSDIALSEDGYISLLDPTSGTFSEVVSVGERLESRARVKVLGVGHAGKALRDQRTVCVNNAKERAHFRDPSCSPISGRPEVLSEVAIPFLVHGRSVGVVNLHSTEEYAFDHYTLGRLENLAAAAAVVIDYALKLSSKAAQLELVSKLLSGVGSYTDLPWMYSAVLQSLVSLTYASAGALLLAHEGKLVVEALCDYNGLVEGLEVGGEEGVAGACYTFGERKVWVKGSKANDCEPLVIDPEVVYEVGIPIIDRGESLGCLVLAFSEMPEVPLTDEVFSIMTLLASQVGMATTASRMLSEREMIEEKRNSLEKQVTIGMVVAEIVHDLSNRLEGIRGILEELGKKSRGTKIAVEMSGRVDLALTRVSELNRMVARLKVIGRAGPGEVARCYINEVVESATGILRPFASSRAVRVELNLAKELDRPKRGDGYFLMGDFLSLDRAVENIIRNAIEHSFRRKPVRVTTRLIRARSSKDFDLIRLTVEDYGRGIRREHFSRIFDPGFTTRESGTGFGLPSARSIVEAAGGRITFDSQVGKGTVFTITFAL, encoded by the coding sequence TTGAAATGTATAGAGGATGATTTCGCATTTCAAGTCTTCGTGGCCGACTCTTTTCAAGATGATCGATCCGTAGCGTTGAGTCAGGTTTTTTCCTCAATTCCGGAACTCGCTGAGGCTGGTGGGAGATTCTCTCAACGCAACTATCCGCACCAAGCGCTCGTATATCGTGAGAAGGCTCCTTTGATCAGTGAAATGCCGGCGACAACTTGGCGCACGGTTTGTTCCTTGCCAATTGGTCGAGGTCGTTCCTGTCTTGGGGTCTTCTCTTACTATTCAAAGCGAAAGCCTTCTGAGTGTGCGCAGTTGCTTACATCTCTCCAGGCGGCGGTGCTTGGTTTATCTTCAGTCCTCCGTCAGTTCTTCGTGTCGTTCGGGGAGTCTTTGCTTGCCCCTATTCGGCGAGCGCTGCTGAAGTCACATCCGCATGCTCGAAAGATGCAGGATGTTGTTGAGCTGATTCGTAATCTCATCCCGTCAGATGGCTGTACAATGTTTCTTCTTGACTCAGATCTGCAAGTCTTGGTACTGGAGGCAACTACAGGCCTTTATGGTACAGGGAGAGTTGAACGGCCACGATACCGGGTAGGAGAAGGTCTGACAGGATGGGTTGCCTACTATAAGCGTTCTCTTAGGATTTACAATATCGACGATCCTGAGGAGCTTGCGCTGATCGCGGATGATCTAGCGTGGGCGAATAAGTATAGCGAGATAAATCAGGCGGAGTTAGCAGACTTCTCTGATTGGCGTTCATTTCTGGCTGTGCCGATTCGACATTCTCACACTGTGAAGAATTTCTTTGGTGTGATACGACTCTCGCGTCGAAAGGGGGGCGAGTCTTATCTTCCATATGAACAACATGCTTTGGAGCGTGTGGCGCATGAGCTGTCGTCTTACTTTGTGGAGAGGGCTAGTGCTGACTACCGCAGTGATCTCCACTATCTCAGAGACCTGGAGCAGCGGTTGGTCTCTCCTGCCTTCGAACCAGAAGCGGTTCTTCGGGGTATCCTTGGTCGAATGTCAGATATTGCACTAAGCGAAGATGGCTACATATCCCTTTTGGATCCAACGTCGGGTACGTTCTCTGAAGTTGTGAGCGTTGGCGAGAGGCTTGAAAGCCGAGCTCGTGTCAAGGTTCTCGGTGTTGGTCATGCAGGTAAGGCCCTGCGTGATCAGCGAACGGTTTGCGTAAATAATGCCAAGGAGCGAGCGCATTTTCGAGATCCAAGCTGTAGCCCCATCTCGGGAAGGCCGGAGGTGCTTTCGGAAGTTGCTATCCCGTTCTTGGTGCACGGGCGGTCAGTGGGAGTGGTAAATCTGCACAGCACTGAGGAGTATGCTTTTGATCATTACACCCTCGGCCGTTTGGAGAACCTAGCTGCCGCGGCCGCGGTTGTAATCGACTATGCTTTAAAGCTTTCTTCGAAGGCAGCCCAGTTGGAGCTAGTGTCGAAGCTTCTTAGTGGGGTGGGTTCTTATACAGATCTTCCGTGGATGTATTCGGCTGTCCTTCAGAGTCTGGTTTCTTTGACATATGCCTCGGCAGGAGCTCTTCTCCTCGCCCACGAAGGGAAGTTGGTTGTGGAGGCCTTGTGCGACTATAACGGTTTGGTCGAAGGGCTTGAGGTAGGTGGTGAAGAGGGTGTTGCTGGTGCATGTTATACCTTCGGCGAGCGAAAGGTCTGGGTGAAGGGGTCAAAGGCGAATGATTGTGAGCCTTTGGTCATAGACCCTGAGGTGGTCTATGAAGTGGGCATTCCTATCATCGACAGGGGCGAGAGCCTTGGGTGCTTAGTTTTGGCTTTTTCGGAGATGCCAGAGGTGCCGCTGACAGATGAAGTGTTCAGTATTATGACACTTCTTGCGAGTCAAGTTGGTATGGCTACTACCGCTTCACGTATGCTGTCAGAGCGGGAAATGATCGAGGAGAAGAGAAATAGCCTAGAGAAGCAGGTCACTATTGGCATGGTTGTGGCGGAGATCGTTCATGATCTCAGCAACCGGCTAGAGGGCATCCGTGGGATCTTGGAGGAGCTCGGTAAGAAATCTAGAGGGACAAAGATCGCTGTGGAGATGTCGGGGCGTGTCGACCTAGCTCTTACTCGGGTGAGTGAGTTGAATAGGATGGTGGCGAGGCTTAAAGTGATAGGTCGCGCTGGGCCAGGTGAAGTCGCGCGCTGCTACATTAATGAAGTCGTAGAGAGCGCGACTGGTATTCTGAGGCCGTTTGCCTCGTCCCGAGCTGTGAGAGTTGAGCTAAATCTTGCAAAAGAATTAGATCGTCCGAAGCGAGGGGACGGATATTTTCTGATGGGTGACTTTCTTAGCTTGGACCGGGCGGTAGAGAACATCATTAGGAATGCGATTGAGCATAGCTTTCGCCGCAAGCCGGTGCGCGTCACCACTCGGCTCATCCGAGCTCGATCCTCTAAGGATTTCGATCTAATTCGTCTAACTGTTGAGGACTATGGCCGAGGTATTAGAAGGGAACATTTCTCTAGGATTTTTGACCCAGGGTTTACTACCAGAGAGAGTGGTACAGGGTTTGGCCTGCCTAGCGCTAGGAGCATTGTCGAGGCGGCGGGTGGTCGAATTACATTCGACTCTCAGGTAGGGAAGGGTACCGTGTTCACGATTACTTTTGCTCTTTAA
- a CDS encoding DUF433 domain-containing protein, producing the protein MNLPATADPVPLRTTEPGQVIRIGDTRVTLDTVIGAFHRGATPEEIAQDYSAVALADVYAVIAYYLRHRSEVDNYLSRRAREHAAFRAQIESRPGYEDLRQRLLARRPVSSAAT; encoded by the coding sequence ATGAATCTTCCAGCCACAGCCGACCCAGTCCCTCTGCGCACCACGGAGCCGGGCCAGGTCATTCGCATCGGCGACACCCGGGTGACCCTCGATACGGTGATTGGAGCCTTCCATCGGGGTGCCACGCCGGAGGAGATCGCGCAGGACTACTCGGCGGTGGCCCTTGCGGATGTCTACGCCGTGATCGCCTACTACCTACGCCATCGTTCTGAGGTCGACAACTACCTTTCTCGGCGGGCCCGTGAGCACGCTGCCTTCCGCGCGCAGATCGAGAGCCGTCCGGGCTATGAGGATCTCCGTCAGCGACTTCTTGCTCGCCGGCCGGTTTCCAGTGCTGCGACCTGA
- a CDS encoding response regulator: MVSSDAGGGSLGRVLVFDDMPEVAQALELKVKSMGYQTLTFTDPFEAINQSETFRPDVAVMDIRVDKEYSRPIDGILAFQKIRELNPSVEPVFVTAFTENQAYIGRAKRFDPIILGKTHEYQELQESLSRQAARSREKQREELEELLRYARTLGVPETKLLGLWAEFLQSVEGSEGEVQGQGIDEGLQLSDRDALVEIREAIDLVDAQVELLEALRDIFGRELPEASVRVLLQESAESVAAAREYDRAAKTLIPLLEGLDNEE, translated from the coding sequence GTGGTGAGTTCCGATGCAGGTGGGGGTAGTCTCGGGAGGGTTCTGGTTTTTGATGATATGCCGGAGGTGGCTCAGGCGCTAGAGCTCAAGGTTAAGAGTATGGGGTATCAAACGCTCACATTTACAGACCCCTTCGAGGCTATAAATCAGAGCGAGACCTTCCGCCCGGATGTGGCGGTGATGGACATCAGGGTGGATAAGGAATATTCTAGGCCTATCGATGGCATACTGGCGTTTCAGAAGATACGTGAGCTGAACCCGTCCGTCGAGCCAGTCTTTGTTACAGCGTTTACCGAGAATCAGGCATATATAGGTCGAGCGAAGAGATTTGACCCGATTATTTTAGGTAAGACGCATGAGTATCAGGAGCTCCAGGAATCTCTTTCCAGGCAGGCCGCCCGCAGTAGGGAGAAACAGAGGGAAGAGTTGGAAGAGCTGCTAAGGTATGCGAGAACTCTGGGTGTTCCCGAAACGAAATTGCTCGGGCTTTGGGCGGAGTTTCTGCAATCTGTAGAGGGTTCTGAAGGTGAGGTGCAGGGTCAAGGGATTGATGAGGGCCTTCAGCTTAGCGATAGAGATGCTCTAGTCGAGATAAGAGAAGCGATAGATCTGGTTGATGCTCAAGTTGAGCTCTTGGAGGCCCTAAGGGATATCTTTGGGCGGGAACTGCCGGAGGCTTCGGTTAGGGTCCTACTTCAAGAGAGCGCGGAGTCTGTTGCTGCTGCGCGGGAGTATGATCGGGCTGCGAAGACGTTGATCCCTTTGCTTGAGGGGCTCGACAATGAAGAGTAA
- a CDS encoding carboxypeptidase regulatory-like domain-containing protein — protein MRKRRAVPAAKAPADRRLPWSLCLFLSLLLLISFRAEADLQVVDEVGQPVAGAVVEVRVPSTADDAIHRMRPPMHLGETDAEGRLASPLPALQQVLALVDHPEYAPATLPIDGTDPPRTLVLLSGRRVAAQVRSQEEIESGEVCATWEDPFDGWGWSAQWRRCAEIGENGSFELGGLPADEEVLEVTIKVPGRLPWRGSLGSEGPFRPSLPPLDSGSRLRGRLLGPGDQPVVGGEITTEEGASILSGPDGRFEFQVSHWPARLSVVADGYRHLAKTVEHKAASPGDRGHRIPEHSIQLEIGEQLLGRLLGEQGVVTGEATLRLDRAWPDGRRTSRSYPLHLEEGEFRFHLPEPGVYGVRIAAPGYRELTLSGLHIAAGEARNLGDLQLDRGAAVRGRVIDSLTGEPLAGVVAELLIAGPALLYELGRGHRPQAISDSEGTFLLAGLSPGRYQLRLHSAAYAPGWREVVVHQEELVELPPSLLGPGEPLSGCVEGASGSESLRIQAFDPAEQFLASLAEATADSSGCFETEPLPAARYRLLVHGERPLVAQEVEHSSEETRHRLVAATSALGGVVTRRGQPVAGGWLRASPGLDPANHRAAIIWSHSRVPGAQARFGFPEAPALAQVQADGTFELPAAPHGPVSITYTAPSGDTVTRNVILPLTDEAEAWIFELAGFPVSIRGIDETTGEPIERVQVEVADGQLLPLFGQHTDAEGQVVIPSLPDPPWRLELSRRGYRSRGEWIYEPQEVFTLPLVPEEPVQWDLRLQRAQHEPARSVLVSVLDPSSRMIASAITNAGGHRSFSDLPSGEYSLAWIDSLAGAGAAAPKPLEAGRTEETTVRIPHGFPLRLRCNLPDCQGAAISFFALHALPTDHQLGREPEDRSSQERIPLTSFLSGYRPSLRFGDDGELNLGVVAAGRYELELWVAGRRWTRGLVVVDGAVKVLFP, from the coding sequence ATGAGAAAGCGCCGGGCGGTTCCCGCGGCCAAGGCCCCGGCAGACCGCCGGTTGCCCTGGAGCCTCTGCCTCTTCCTCAGCCTTCTCCTCCTGATTTCTTTTCGAGCCGAAGCGGACCTGCAGGTGGTGGACGAGGTGGGGCAGCCAGTGGCGGGGGCGGTCGTCGAGGTGAGGGTTCCGTCGACGGCCGACGACGCAATCCACCGCATGAGGCCGCCGATGCATTTGGGAGAGACCGATGCAGAGGGACGGCTGGCGTCGCCCCTCCCCGCGCTCCAGCAGGTGCTGGCTCTGGTGGATCATCCCGAGTACGCGCCGGCTACCCTGCCCATCGACGGCACCGATCCGCCACGGACTCTCGTGCTCCTCTCGGGACGCCGAGTCGCGGCGCAGGTTCGCTCGCAGGAAGAGATCGAAAGTGGCGAAGTGTGTGCGACTTGGGAGGATCCCTTCGACGGCTGGGGCTGGAGCGCTCAGTGGAGGCGCTGTGCGGAGATTGGCGAGAACGGCTCCTTCGAGTTGGGCGGTTTGCCCGCCGATGAAGAGGTTCTCGAAGTCACGATCAAGGTTCCCGGCCGCCTTCCCTGGCGGGGGTCCCTCGGGAGCGAGGGACCCTTCAGGCCCAGTCTTCCGCCTCTCGACTCGGGCTCTCGGCTTCGGGGTCGCTTGCTCGGCCCCGGGGATCAGCCGGTGGTTGGTGGCGAAATCACCACCGAAGAAGGCGCGAGCATCCTTTCCGGGCCGGACGGTCGATTCGAGTTCCAAGTGTCTCATTGGCCGGCGCGCCTCTCCGTGGTGGCGGACGGATATCGCCATCTCGCGAAGACCGTGGAGCACAAGGCCGCGTCGCCGGGGGATAGAGGCCACCGGATCCCAGAGCATTCGATTCAGCTGGAAATCGGTGAGCAATTGCTCGGAAGACTGTTAGGGGAGCAGGGTGTGGTCACCGGCGAGGCCACCCTCCGCCTCGACCGCGCTTGGCCGGACGGCCGGCGGACTTCCCGCTCCTATCCACTCCACCTCGAAGAGGGCGAGTTTCGGTTTCACCTGCCGGAGCCCGGGGTCTACGGCGTCCGCATCGCGGCGCCAGGCTACCGTGAGCTCACCCTCTCCGGGCTGCACATCGCAGCCGGTGAGGCGCGCAACCTTGGGGACTTGCAGCTCGACCGCGGCGCCGCCGTGCGCGGGCGGGTGATCGATAGCCTGACCGGAGAGCCCCTGGCCGGCGTCGTCGCCGAGCTGCTGATCGCCGGTCCCGCCTTGCTCTACGAACTCGGCCGCGGACACCGGCCGCAAGCCATCAGCGACTCCGAAGGGACTTTCCTCCTCGCTGGACTCTCTCCCGGTCGCTACCAGCTCCGTCTGCACTCCGCGGCCTATGCCCCCGGCTGGCGGGAAGTCGTCGTGCACCAGGAGGAGCTCGTCGAGCTTCCCCCGTCCTTGCTCGGCCCTGGGGAGCCGCTTTCGGGGTGCGTGGAAGGCGCTTCTGGTTCAGAGAGCCTGAGGATTCAAGCCTTCGATCCGGCGGAACAGTTCCTGGCCTCCCTCGCCGAAGCGACGGCGGATTCCTCAGGCTGCTTCGAGACTGAGCCACTCCCGGCCGCCCGCTACCGCCTGCTCGTCCACGGCGAACGCCCCCTCGTAGCCCAAGAGGTCGAGCATTCCTCCGAGGAGACCCGTCATCGCTTGGTGGCGGCCACCTCGGCCCTGGGGGGAGTCGTTACCCGCCGGGGCCAGCCTGTGGCGGGCGGATGGCTCAGGGCCTCGCCGGGCCTCGACCCCGCCAATCACCGGGCAGCGATCATTTGGTCCCACAGCCGAGTCCCCGGCGCCCAAGCCCGCTTTGGATTCCCCGAAGCTCCAGCGCTGGCCCAGGTGCAAGCCGACGGCACCTTCGAGCTTCCCGCCGCGCCCCACGGTCCCGTCTCCATCACCTACACCGCTCCATCCGGCGACACCGTCACGCGAAACGTGATCCTGCCGTTGACCGATGAGGCTGAAGCCTGGATCTTCGAGCTGGCGGGCTTTCCCGTGTCGATTCGCGGGATCGATGAAACCACGGGCGAGCCCATCGAAAGAGTGCAGGTCGAGGTGGCGGACGGCCAGCTCTTGCCTCTCTTTGGCCAGCACACCGATGCTGAAGGGCAGGTCGTGATCCCTTCGTTGCCGGACCCTCCGTGGAGGCTCGAGCTGAGCCGCCGGGGCTATCGGTCCCGAGGGGAGTGGATCTACGAGCCGCAGGAAGTCTTCACCCTCCCGCTCGTTCCCGAGGAGCCGGTTCAGTGGGATCTCCGGCTACAGCGAGCCCAGCACGAGCCAGCGCGGAGCGTCTTGGTCTCCGTACTCGACCCAAGCAGCCGAATGATCGCCTCCGCAATCACCAACGCCGGCGGCCACCGCAGCTTCTCCGACTTGCCGTCCGGCGAATACTCGTTGGCCTGGATCGATTCCCTGGCCGGCGCTGGCGCCGCCGCACCCAAACCCCTGGAGGCCGGCCGCACCGAGGAGACCACGGTCCGCATCCCCCACGGCTTCCCCCTCCGACTCCGCTGCAACCTCCCAGACTGCCAGGGGGCAGCGATCTCCTTCTTCGCGCTCCACGCCTTGCCGACGGATCATCAGCTTGGCCGCGAACCCGAGGATCGCTCCAGCCAGGAGCGGATCCCGTTGACCTCGTTCCTGAGCGGCTACCGTCCCTCGCTGCGATTCGGGGACGATGGGGAGCTCAACCTCGGCGTTGTCGCCGCTGGCCGCTACGAGCTGGAGCTCTGGGTTGCGGGGCGGCGGTGGACGCGGGGGTTGGTGGTGGTTGATGGGGCGGTGAAGGTTTTGTTTCCCTGA
- a CDS encoding 4-hydroxyphenylacetate 3-hydroxylase N-terminal domain-containing protein, with the protein MAPLTEESTQQSPSQSSSPRITTAADYIQSLRGRNLKVYLFGERVEEPVDHPVIRPSVNAVAETYELALREPELATVVSPLTGERVNRFLHIAGSAEDLVKQNKMQRKLGQLTGTCFQRCVGMDAFNALYSVTYEIDEAHGTPYHQRFKDFLTGVQRRNQVVGGAMTDVKGDRSKAPHQQEDPDLYVHIVKRTDEGIWIRGAKAHQTGCLNSHWMVVMPTLRLGPGDKDFAVVGAVPVDAPGITYIYGRQSCDTRHMEGGSLDQGNARFAGQEAMVLFDDVFIPHDLVFMDGEHEFAAMLVERFTCYHRRSYVCKSGVGDVLIGAAATIADYNGVEKASHIKDKLVEMTHLNETIYSTGIASSHQARPTKSGCYLNDDMIANVCKHHVTKMPYEIGRLAQDLAGGLMVTLPSEKDLDSPETGDLLRKYLKGREDIPTEDRMRVLRLIENMTLGRNAVGYLTESMHGAGSPQAQRIQIGRQMEVEYKKRLAQKLAGIEADEAEAEEGGYFEQVFEVEDP; encoded by the coding sequence ATGGCCCCACTGACCGAAGAGTCCACCCAGCAATCACCCTCGCAATCCTCTTCCCCCCGCATCACCACCGCCGCCGACTACATCCAAAGCCTCCGGGGCCGCAATCTGAAGGTCTACCTCTTCGGGGAGCGCGTCGAGGAGCCGGTGGATCATCCGGTGATTCGGCCTTCGGTGAATGCGGTGGCGGAGACGTATGAGTTGGCGCTGCGGGAGCCGGAGCTGGCGACGGTGGTGTCGCCGTTGACGGGGGAGCGGGTGAATCGGTTCCTGCACATTGCGGGGAGCGCCGAGGATCTGGTGAAGCAGAACAAGATGCAGCGCAAGCTGGGGCAGCTGACGGGGACCTGCTTCCAGCGCTGCGTGGGGATGGACGCCTTCAACGCGCTGTACTCGGTGACCTACGAGATCGACGAGGCTCACGGCACGCCTTACCATCAGCGCTTCAAGGACTTCCTCACCGGGGTCCAGCGGCGCAACCAGGTGGTGGGGGGCGCGATGACGGATGTGAAGGGGGATCGCTCGAAGGCGCCGCACCAGCAGGAGGATCCGGATCTCTACGTCCACATCGTCAAGCGGACGGACGAGGGCATCTGGATCCGCGGTGCCAAGGCGCACCAGACGGGTTGCCTCAACTCCCACTGGATGGTGGTGATGCCGACGCTGCGGTTGGGGCCCGGGGACAAGGACTTTGCGGTGGTGGGAGCGGTGCCGGTGGATGCGCCGGGGATCACCTATATCTATGGGCGCCAGAGCTGCGACACGCGGCACATGGAAGGCGGAAGCCTCGACCAGGGCAACGCGCGGTTCGCCGGGCAGGAGGCCATGGTCCTCTTCGACGACGTCTTCATTCCCCACGACCTGGTCTTCATGGACGGCGAGCACGAGTTCGCCGCCATGCTGGTGGAGCGCTTTACCTGCTACCACCGGCGCAGCTATGTGTGCAAAAGCGGCGTGGGGGACGTGCTCATCGGGGCCGCGGCGACCATTGCCGACTACAACGGGGTGGAGAAGGCTTCTCACATCAAGGACAAGCTGGTGGAGATGACGCACCTCAACGAGACGATCTATTCCACCGGCATCGCCTCCTCCCACCAGGCGCGGCCCACCAAGTCCGGCTGCTATCTCAATGACGACATGATCGCCAACGTGTGCAAGCACCACGTGACCAAGATGCCCTACGAGATCGGCCGGCTGGCGCAGGACCTGGCCGGGGGGCTGATGGTGACGCTGCCGTCGGAGAAGGATCTGGACAGTCCGGAGACTGGGGATCTACTGCGCAAATACCTCAAGGGCCGGGAGGACATTCCGACGGAGGATCGGATGCGGGTGCTGCGGCTGATCGAGAATATGACCCTCGGGCGCAACGCTGTGGGCTATCTCACCGAGTCCATGCACGGCGCCGGCTCGCCCCAGGCGCAAAGGATCCAGATCGGGCGGCAGATGGAGGTGGAGTACAAGAAGCGCCTGGCCCAGAAGCTGGCCGGTATCGAGGCTGACGAGGCGGAAGCCGAAGAGGGCGGGTATTTCGAGCAGGTCTTTGAGGTCGAGGATCCGTAG
- a CDS encoding TonB-dependent receptor encodes MFRFLGLLGILGGAIPCLALVADQPTQPARPATAEDPAVVRPEPHFDEELIVTATLEEIPEAELPASVTVFDARAIETRQATTVLDLLRSVPGMTVAQSGGPGDVTSVFLRGTSSTQTLVLWNGVPLNDPYFGGFDWAHLGTEGVERVEVVRGPLSTVYGSDAVGGVVQLITDRPEGSRLSVEAGERNYGRGMLSLGGSAGEVALQGVGTYSTDDGLLVNDDYTTGSAQLRGRWQARDGLTVSLLSRLQDSELGIPRSGAVLTPNRRQEARSIELAAPVTAVWGSWQLEGHLARTEAEFNFRDPDAGFSLNDTETERLRTRAVLSYDLGGTSWIGGGADWQEDEVSNVTTFGTNLDGVNQENLSTFVQLHHGGERWTAEVAVRRDEHESFGGEWSPSAGFSLALGSSARLRFSYGEGFRAPSLGELFFPFSGNPDLQPEISRSYEAGIDVRSGDWSFDLALFDQEVEELIQFDSVTFVNVNIGQAESRGAELALRWSRRDWAAELTGTYLDSEDRATGESLLRRPEESASLRVAWRPGPWTLQVLGRYVGERADVDPITFGRTTNDSYTTVDLTARWDIGWFEPYARVLNLADEDYQEVLGFPAPGRTFVGGVAVGF; translated from the coding sequence ATGTTTCGATTCCTTGGGCTGCTCGGGATCCTCGGGGGCGCGATCCCATGCCTGGCACTCGTTGCCGACCAGCCGACCCAGCCCGCCCGTCCCGCTACTGCAGAAGACCCCGCCGTCGTCCGTCCCGAACCCCACTTCGACGAAGAGCTCATCGTCACCGCCACCCTCGAGGAAATCCCCGAGGCGGAGCTGCCTGCGTCGGTGACGGTCTTCGACGCTAGGGCCATCGAGACCCGCCAGGCCACCACCGTTCTGGACCTCCTGCGGAGCGTCCCCGGAATGACGGTGGCCCAATCCGGCGGCCCGGGGGATGTCACGTCGGTCTTCCTGCGCGGTACTTCCTCCACCCAGACTCTGGTGCTGTGGAATGGTGTGCCCCTCAACGATCCCTATTTCGGAGGGTTCGACTGGGCGCATCTGGGCACCGAGGGGGTGGAGCGGGTCGAGGTGGTGCGAGGGCCGCTGAGCACGGTCTATGGCAGCGATGCGGTGGGCGGCGTAGTGCAGCTGATCACCGACCGGCCGGAAGGCTCGCGACTGAGCGTCGAGGCGGGAGAGCGGAACTATGGCCGGGGTATGTTGAGCCTCGGCGGCAGCGCCGGGGAGGTAGCCCTTCAGGGAGTGGGCACCTACAGCACCGACGATGGCCTGCTGGTCAACGACGACTACACCACCGGCAGCGCCCAGCTGCGCGGCCGATGGCAGGCCCGGGACGGGCTGACCGTGTCGCTTCTGAGTCGGCTCCAGGACAGCGAGCTGGGGATTCCCCGCAGCGGCGCCGTGCTCACCCCCAACCGCCGCCAAGAGGCCCGCAGCATCGAGCTGGCAGCGCCGGTGACGGCGGTGTGGGGCTCCTGGCAGCTGGAGGGGCACCTGGCGCGCACCGAGGCGGAGTTCAACTTCCGCGATCCCGACGCCGGCTTTTCCCTCAACGACACCGAGACCGAGCGCTTGCGGACGCGTGCGGTGCTCTCCTACGACCTCGGGGGCACGAGCTGGATCGGCGGCGGAGCGGACTGGCAGGAGGACGAGGTGAGCAATGTCACCACCTTCGGCACCAATCTGGATGGAGTCAATCAGGAGAATCTCTCGACCTTCGTGCAACTGCACCACGGTGGCGAGCGCTGGACTGCCGAGGTGGCGGTGCGCCGGGATGAGCACGAGAGCTTCGGGGGTGAGTGGTCTCCCAGTGCCGGGTTCAGCTTGGCTCTGGGCTCCTCCGCCCGTCTGCGGTTCAGCTATGGCGAGGGCTTCCGGGCGCCGTCTTTGGGCGAGCTCTTCTTCCCCTTCAGCGGCAATCCCGACCTTCAGCCGGAGATCAGCCGCAGCTACGAGGCGGGGATCGATGTGCGGTCGGGGGATTGGTCTTTCGACCTGGCCCTTTTCGACCAGGAAGTGGAGGAGCTGATCCAATTCGATTCGGTCACCTTCGTCAACGTCAACATTGGGCAGGCGGAGAGTCGGGGGGCTGAGCTGGCGCTACGCTGGAGCCGCCGCGATTGGGCGGCGGAGCTGACCGGGACCTATCTGGATAGCGAGGACCGAGCCACCGGCGAGTCGTTGCTTCGCCGTCCGGAGGAGAGCGCCAGCCTGAGGGTCGCCTGGCGCCCCGGCCCGTGGACTCTGCAGGTCTTGGGGCGCTACGTGGGAGAGCGAGCGGACGTCGATCCCATCACCTTCGGCCGCACGACCAACGACTCCTACACCACCGTCGACCTCACCGCCCGGTGGGATATTGGGTGGTTCGAGCCCTACGCCCGGGTTCTCAACCTCGCCGACGAGGACTACCAGGAGGTGCTGGGCTTTCCGGCTCCGGGGCGGACCTTCGTCGGCGGTGTGGCGGTGGGCTTCTAG